The Ischnura elegans chromosome 9, ioIscEleg1.1, whole genome shotgun sequence genome includes the window CCGAGAAAAAATTAGTTTAGAATAACGCGGCAAATATTATCCTTATACTCCAtcgttaaaaattaatgagaaaaaatcgAAGCTTATATGTCATTCTACCACTCCATagctttttttaagttaaataatgTAAACGAAGCGTTATATTCctctcataaaatattacaaattttaagAGGGAGAATGTAAAGTAGAAATTGAATAAATGAATcaaggtttcaaataatttttgaagaattaACTTTCAAATACGACAAAATGCTCAGTGAAGAGCAGGCACTGAATTACCGTTTTCTTTCACAGAACAGTCCTTGAGTGGTGCTACTTAGAACCCTGAAGAATCTGTCATTTTGAAATACCTCCTCAACCGCAACCCCTGAAGGGGACCCCTTGTCTTCCCGTGCATCCCTCCCACACTCTCACGATCCATAAACACGAGCGCCCACGTGGCCGGGCGGGGAAGAAGAGAGGGCTTTTCGCGCACCCATCCTGGAACACGGCTTCCCTCTTCGTGTCCTCGTCCACCGCAAGAGACCACCCCCGTCGACGCGAAGCTGCCGGCTTCCCCGCGCGCCACCTGTCCGCGCCCGGGGCAAACACGCCCTCTCATTCCCGCCTCGACCGCAGCCCGAAAGAGCGGCGCGCCGGGAGCGCCGTACACAGAGTGGCGGACCGAGGTGGAAAAGTTCGGCGGAGGAGcggtggggaggggaaaggagTGGGGTTGGCCCAAGGAGGAGACTCATATACACATAAAACTCACGCACACCGGCCACGCAACCTCACCTACTCCCTTTAGCCTTGCAACTCACACGAAAACACTCGCACACACACGAACGTGCATTTTCAAACGCCCTTAGCGCGCCTTCCGCTGTCTCTCCGACGCGAAAACCCCACTTTACCCCCACCACGGAGCCCGAAACCCTCCCCCGCGCGCGCCACCCCGACGAAAAACTTCCCATAGAGCGAGAGGGAACCCCGTCTCCCCGACTCGCTCACACCACCATCGGCGCTCCGCCCAGTCAAATCTCCCACGACGAGGGAGCGAGCGAGAGCAGTCGGAATCGAGATCCCATTTGACGCGCCTCACGCGACGCTTTGGATCGGGGAGCGCACGGCCTCGCCCCGAAGCATTCCGGAGCCCCATTCGACTCCCGGCGGGGAAGGGACGGCGGACTGCGGACGGCGTCCACCCGTGAGTGCCCCGGCGGGGAGCGAGGCAGCGAGCGGGTCCTGCTGGCGGAGCGGCCGTCCGAGAGCGTTGCGAGGTGCGAGGGAACCGGGAGGAGAGCGGTCCTCCGGCCGCGGAGAGGAAGGACGGAGAGTCGGAAGGAGAGTGCGGCGGGGACGTTGCGGGCGGCGTCCTCCACCCGATATGTGGGCGGAATCGAGCCGAGGGGTGCGCGAGGGAGGTCGGCGGCAGTCGCCGGCGGCGGGGCGGGGCAGCAGCCGAGGAGGAAGCCGCCGCAGACGGTGAGCGCGAAGACCTCCTCGGGAGGAGGCGGAAGATGAGGAGCAGCAGCTCGGAGCTGCTCCTGGACCGGGGGGCCTCCAAGAGACACGGCGGCGGTGGACGCCGGCGCCGGGACGAAGACGACCTCGCCGCCGACGAGGAGGATGAGGCGGGCGAGGAGGAGGAAGCGGCGAGGCGCGTGGGCCGCAGCCCCAGCCGCAGCCGGAGGGTGCGGCCCTCGGAGGGCGGGCCCAGCAGGAGGGATGCCGAGTCTGAGGAGCGGAGGGAGGCCCTCCTGGGAGGCCCCGCCGGCGGGGAGAGCTCGACCGGGAGGCGGTGGGAGGCGTGGGGAGAGGGGGACGGCGTCCGCCGGGGGGTCGCCGACGAGGCCTTCGGAGTCCGGACGGAGTGGAGCGATGAGGACTCGTGGGGGGCGAGGGGAGGCGTCGGGGGCGGCCCCGTCCTGCCCCGGGGACTGGGCAGGGGCCGCGTGGACAGCAAGCGGAAGAAGAAACGGCGCTCGTGGAGCCAGAGGATACGCTTCTACCTCACGGCCTTCCTAGCCCTCGCGCTCACCTCTTCCGCCTCCGCGCTCCTGTTCCTAGTGCCCCTTTACGTGGACCCGGCCGTCTCCACGCTGCGAGCCGACTTCCGGCCCGAGCCGGCCATTTGCGTGACCAGCAGGCGCGTGGACCGCGCCGGCCTGGCCAACTGCTCCCTGGCGACCGGCGCCACGTCCAACACGGCTCCTCTGCCCGCCGCCTCCTCGTGCAGGGAAGGGTGCACGTCCGACTTGTACCACTGCACCCAGATCTTCGTCCTCTATTCCCCGGCTTCCGTGTACATAACGGAGAACGACACGGAAAGCTCAACAGACGGTGCTACTAGTCCCCTTTCGACGACGCCCGAAGAATCTACCGTAACGTTCACCACCGCCTATCCCCCCTCGACCAAAGGCACGACCACCGGTGCGTCGTCCACCTCCACCACAGCGGCCTCCACTGTAGCGAACCCGGTAGCGACCACCGTGAAGGCCGCCACCACCACGAGCGAGGCGGTTCAGTCCACCTCCCAGCCGACTGAGGCCACGGAACCAAGCGCTCCTCCGGCTGGCGGCCGGGTCGACAACGCTACGGAAGCGTACCCAGCCACCAGCACGGTCAGCGGAGGCGGAGTGGTCCTCTCCTCGCCTTCGACGGGCACGTCGACCGGCCAGCCCCCGACGGCTTCGCCCCCGGTTGTGCCATCCTCATCATCGGAGATCTCCACGCAGACATTGGAGTCTACGACGATGTCCTCTGGGTCGGAGACGGCGACTTCGCCGACGAAACGGGAGAGGCGGCGCGTGGAGAGATCGGTGAAGCACAGCCACGAagacgaagaggaggaagaagaagaagacgaggaagatgatgaagaggaagaggacgacgaggaagaggaggatgaggaagacGAGGATGGTTTGGAAGAAGCGGTGCTACTTGTGAATATTAAGGGCTGCGGATACCCTCCCGAAGTGTCTTGTGATGATTTCCTCAAACAGTATGGCCTAGCTGGATCTACGTTTCCGTGCTACTATTCGAGGTGAGTGATCGCCtaatttttcttgatatttttttatcctgaaaGTGTTTATTTCTGGCGGTGATATCAGAACGATTTATGCAGCCCACACAGTTCTGTTTATTTAGGCTTGGCAAGAAGAGTTGAGTGCTAATTCAATGCGATCAATCGTTTTTTATATCAATCGTAATGCCAATTAAAGTGCCTTGTTTGGTGAGGTTGTGTGTGAAGTGAAGTCACTATTTCCTATTGGCGTCATGCATTCTAGGCTAGGACCGCAATTACTGCAATGAACTTATTGCCTGTTATTCCCCTACAGCCGCAGTTTCGATTGTTTATGATCTTCAACTATAAGTTAATCTACAACAAATATCCTGATTTATTACGCAATCATAGTTTATTATTGCGAATTTTTGTGTCTCAGTGATAGTATCTGATCAATGGCAACAGAAGTTTTCTTACACCACAAGCTGTGCGacactgttattttttttcttttacgggtTTGACTCTATCAGTCTTAACGGAGTATAATCGGCGGCATAATGTCCGATCGTTTTTAGAGCTCATAGTAGACACACATTGACACAAGGACGATGAATCCATGCAGAATGAGTGTGAATCATACCGGAATATTTGGTGATCTTCCACACTATTCTTAATCATTACAGAGTGCGGTGATAAGTATTTTACTTGATCGTCATCTTCGTTCTTTATTAGAAacggcaaaaatatattttagtgtcCACGAAGCGCCTATGAGAAGTGATTTAAGACAAGAGTTGGGATAGTTCCATTTCTGCCTGCACTGCCATTCATGTCGGAGCAGGTACTTTTGTAGACGACCACTCCTGGTAGGCCGATGAGTTTAGTCTCTATTTTACTTGAATATTTATTGTTTCTCATCTTTGAACTGTAATTTTACAATGAGTATAcccttttcaataattttgagtGTCTCAAATATTGAAATTCTACCACTGAGACTAATCTCTCATGTTTGAAATGGAGTTGATTTTCGATCAGGGTCCTCTCTCATTTCACCTAATATTACAATGTTTCAAGATGATTTCtcacgttttaaaaaattgcatcattTGAAAATCAAGATATAAAACGATCTTGAGGGAGATGTATCCGTAATATTCCTTTCGTGGGACATTTCCCGTCACGGAGGGACACTCGGCCCGTACAAACTTTTTGCTCCCTCGCCGAGTGGGCCGCGTGCCACAAGTGGCGCGCGTGTCTTGGAGACTCGTGCGTCCGTCGCACGGAATCTCCACTATCCCACATCTCCCCACCCTGCCGAACTTTATCCTCCTCTCGTCATACGCGTCCTTTTCACATCTTACCTTTCCATAGTTCTTGTTTCATATACgtatttatttacgtaaaaaacACTAGATATGCATttgcattcaattcaattcaaaaaaggtttatttccatactgcaagttttacatgaatatttacatagtgaggtaGAGTATTATAATACATACGTATATACAGTAGGTCCCCGTTCTAGGAATgtttcctcttcagggcatgtaataatttgttattattaatacaGTGTTAACtgtattaataataacaaattgtaGACAGCAGACTACAGAGCATGTAGCAGATATGGCAAAAAAATCTAGAACTCATTCTTCCATCATTTAAAAAGCTTTGATGGCGATTATACAGTTAAGTTTCAAGAAACCTTATGAATGAGCGTGATTGTATAggtaatgaatataaaaattcataattcattagcatatcaaaataaatgtatgccaataaagtGGAGCGTAAAATTATTGACGTACATACATGCTGAAATCGGGGATATAAGCGACGGCCTTGACGTTTTAGAATAACAAATTGCTCCAAAAACCGTGGCATAttagattaattttaaatacGTCACGGCATTTGGAGCAATTTCGTATTCAAGCAAATTTATACATGACGGCACAACTATAGCAAACTATTAGTGCGACTAAAAGCATTTTGACTCGTGTAGACCCATTAATGGGCAGTAGTAGCAATCtagccatgtttacaataaaaaacatctaatgaatatatttgcatattGGGGGAAATTTTTTACATCACGCACAAGTATTTAAGCCTAATATTTTCCGCTCACGAATGATTTTGATGACAAGTTTGAATAGTAACTGTTGTTTTATCTGGAGT containing:
- the LOC124164997 gene encoding protein mushroom body miniature-like; its protein translation is MRSSSSELLLDRGASKRHGGGGRRRRDEDDLAADEEDEAGEEEEAARRVGRSPSRSRRVRPSEGGPSRRDAESEERREALLGGPAGGESSTGRRWEAWGEGDGVRRGVADEAFGVRTEWSDEDSWGARGGVGGGPVLPRGLGRGRVDSKRKKKRRSWSQRIRFYLTAFLALALTSSASALLFLVPLYVDPAVSTLRADFRPEPAICVTSRRVDRAGLANCSLATGATSNTAPLPAASSCREGCTSDLYHCTQIFVLYSPASVYITENDTESSTDGATSPLSTTPEESTVTFTTAYPPSTKGTTTGASSTSTTAASTVANPVATTVKAATTTSEAVQSTSQPTEATEPSAPPAGGRVDNATEAYPATSTVSGGGVVLSSPSTGTSTGQPPTASPPVVPSSSSEISTQTLESTTMSSGSETATSPTKRERRRVERSVKHSHEDEEEEEEEDEEDDEEEEDDEEEEDEEDEDGLEEAVLLVNIKGCGYPPEVSCDDFLKQYGLAGSTFPCYYSRANHSLVLAQYEPSRERARIVNMFVAPFAVACASASALCFLHCECCRRSPRGRGIRGMRAAGGGGGGGRLLLEGPGRRRGGRVEHLSVDVLR